A genome region from Gardnerella vaginalis includes the following:
- a CDS encoding FtsK/SpoIIIE domain-containing protein, whose translation MHDCAMEYKECKNYRNYENNAICNKNASSKSMFWMQIIANIVPIFANTALAIMACLQKSWMMLAMVIPSIMMYIACLIPQIIQYNVNKKSDNKNENNIKKHVETQFSKRISRQHVQGVPNTLVPINLEAILINNANQISSISNSKNIVNHATPPWKNVVYSWLKSSNESNKKLVAPIGISENGYFCLDLIRNGPHALVAGTTGSGKSVLLTSWCLALAFNYSPKSLQFVFMDFKGGATFDALSTLPHSIGNVGDLNLQHAVRALRGLEKELDRRERLVACQGCHDINQVKPYQPSLAIVIDEFHALKNQLPDYMNRLIRIASVGRSLGMHLIACTQNPMAQVNADMKANMSINICLRVRDAMQSHELLGSSCAASINPNNPGAAYCNTGDGIIALQCSQSRNKDSLIQAIKLAGKFYYYNQPKQLFSAPLPRYLGYSTIKNYCNNTFCNDKYSRSNSDSSSDSNSDSSKEDGLLIGLKDDGINLSEAILPINLGNIAIIGGNKRGKTNLINVISKAIKSRNTYNDSQNIYILDNADSLLEPFSSDTRSQEFQSKLVNPKITVIFCAQNARHIRIPEQAPVRIIFPTGDAGADTMLGIPSDLLKTLNVDDYQTPGRCVMVIPGSANLLQILSFT comes from the coding sequence ATGCATGATTGCGCTATGGAATATAAGGAATGTAAAAACTACAGAAACTATGAAAACAACGCGATCTGTAATAAAAACGCATCCTCAAAATCAATGTTTTGGATGCAGATTATCGCTAATATTGTGCCGATTTTTGCCAATACTGCTCTAGCAATAATGGCGTGCTTGCAAAAAAGTTGGATGATGTTAGCTATGGTCATCCCAAGCATAATGATGTATATTGCTTGCTTAATACCACAAATTATTCAATACAATGTGAATAAGAAAAGTGATAACAAAAACGAAAATAATATTAAAAAACATGTTGAAACACAATTTTCTAAAAGGATAAGTCGCCAGCATGTTCAAGGTGTTCCAAATACGCTTGTTCCAATAAATTTAGAAGCAATACTTATAAATAATGCGAATCAAATAAGCAGCATAAGTAATTCTAAAAATATAGTAAATCACGCTACTCCTCCATGGAAAAATGTTGTTTACTCTTGGCTAAAATCTTCCAACGAGTCAAATAAAAAACTCGTAGCACCAATCGGTATAAGCGAAAATGGATACTTTTGTTTAGACCTTATTAGAAACGGACCACACGCTCTTGTAGCAGGTACAACAGGCTCAGGAAAATCTGTGTTACTAACATCATGGTGTTTGGCTTTAGCATTCAACTACTCCCCCAAATCTTTGCAATTTGTTTTTATGGATTTTAAGGGTGGAGCCACATTTGACGCTCTTTCCACACTCCCACACAGCATTGGGAATGTAGGAGATTTAAACCTTCAACATGCAGTAAGAGCACTTCGAGGATTAGAAAAAGAATTAGATAGAAGAGAAAGATTAGTAGCATGCCAAGGATGCCATGATATTAATCAAGTAAAACCATACCAGCCTTCACTGGCTATTGTTATAGACGAATTTCACGCATTAAAAAATCAATTGCCAGACTACATGAATCGTCTTATACGAATAGCATCAGTTGGAAGATCCTTAGGAATGCACCTTATAGCATGTACACAGAATCCAATGGCACAAGTAAATGCAGATATGAAAGCAAATATGTCTATAAACATATGTTTAAGAGTTAGAGATGCAATGCAATCTCATGAATTATTGGGATCATCTTGTGCAGCAAGCATAAATCCAAACAATCCTGGAGCAGCATATTGCAACACTGGAGATGGAATAATAGCATTACAATGCTCACAAAGCAGAAACAAAGATTCTCTTATACAAGCAATAAAATTAGCTGGAAAATTCTACTACTATAATCAGCCTAAACAACTATTCAGTGCCCCACTACCAAGATATTTAGGTTATTCAACAATCAAAAATTATTGCAATAATACTTTTTGCAACGATAAATATTCTAGGTCTAATTCTGACTCTAGCTCTGACTCTAACTCTGACTCTAGTAAAGAAGATGGATTGTTAATAGGCTTAAAAGACGATGGCATTAATTTAAGCGAAGCAATTCTACCTATAAATCTGGGGAATATCGCAATTATTGGAGGAAATAAGAGAGGAAAAACTAATCTTATAAACGTAATTTCTAAAGCTATAAAATCAAGAAACACATACAACGATTCGCAAAATATTTATATTTTAGACAATGCAGACTCACTGCTAGAACCTTTTAGTAGCGACACAAGGTCTCAAGAATTTCAAAGCAAACTAGTCAATCCAAAAATAACTGTAATTTTCTGCGCACAAAATGCAAGGCATATTCGTATACCAGAACAAGCGCCAGTAAGAATAATATTCCCAACAGGAGATGCTGGAGCGGATACAATGCTTGGAATACCATCAGACTTGCTAAAAACTCTTAATGTAGATGATTATCAAACTCCAGGAAGATGTGTAATGGTAATTCCTGGAAGTGCTAATCTATTGCAGATTTTAAGTTTTACATAA